The Maridesulfovibrio bastinii DSM 16055 sequence CAGGCTAAGCCAAAGCTGGAAATTGAAGTCGGCGAAGACAGAGTTAATGTTCTTGTTGACGACGAAGAGAACTCAGGACTTATCATTGGCCGTGAAGGACAGACTCTTGCTGCATTGCAGTATCTTTGCAACCGCATGGTTTCTAAGAAAATGCAGACTTCTGTCAGAGTTCAGATTGATACTGGAGATTATCGCGAACGTCAGGATGAGAAATTGCGTCAACTTGCATGGCATCTTGCTGACAAAGCAAATAATACCGGTAGAGTGCAGAGTACAAAACCTCTAAGCTCCTATCATCGCAGAGTTGTACACATGGCTTTGCAGGAAGATAAGCAGGTAAATACACGCAGTAAGGGCGATGGTCCTATGAAGCGTGTGCTTATTCTTCCAAAACGTGGCCGCGGCGGAAGGTCCGGTGGTGGTTATAACCGTGACCGCAGTGGTTCCGGTAATTATGGTTCGCGTCAGGGCAACAGTCGTTACGATAACAATCGTTATGACAATAGACGGAACAGCTCCGCACCTAGAAACAGTTCCGCTCCGCGAAACAGCCCTGCTCCTCGCAATGGCAATGCTCCACGTAGTAATCAGCCTGTTGACGAAGATAATTTCAATAATGAGTTTGCTCCCGGTGGATACCATAGTGGGAACAGTTATGTAGGTTATGATCCTAATTCTGTTTCTTCGCTTTACTCCAATGAACCCGGGTATAATAACGGCTCCAGATATAACCGCAATACAGGAAGCCGCTATAATAATAACCGCAACAACCAGAATGATAACGGCAGGAATAATCCAAGGGGCGGTCAGAAACGTTACAACAACCGTAATGATAAGTACGGTGAAAAACGTGACTTCAACAGCCGCAATAACCGTAAAACTGAATCTAACGAGAATACAGATTCAGGCATGGATAGATATAACGGCCGTTATTAGCGTTTATTATTTAAATGTCTTTAAAAACCTCGCAGGATGAGATCCTGCGAGGTTTTTTAGTTTTTCATGGTCTCCTTATCTGTGTCGGTCGCTTAAGCGGGTTGCTAAGCTTTGACCGATATTATAGTTAATTCCTTCCTTACGATAAAGAATGATGCTAGATTCAGATGTTCAGTCTTCTGTTAATAAGGGTGATTCAGAAAATTATTTTATAATGCCGACTCCGGCATGTGTAGATCAATTAATTAAATAAAATTGAGCAGGTTCTGCTTAATTCGGTAAAAAATATGGGTATCAATTCAGCCGGTACTATCGCAGCCATAGCAACTCCAGCAGGCGAAGGCGGAGTAGGAATAATACGTATTAGCGGTCCGGATGCACTCGAAATTGGGACATCGCTTTTTATTTCTTCCAATGAAAAATTCGAAAAATTCAGACCTTACGTTATGCACCACGGAGTCATAACAGATAGCCATGTGTCTGAAATAGATGAAGTCCTTGCTGTCTATATGCCCGGACCGGGATCGTATACCGGGGAAGATGTTATTGAAATAAATTGTCACGGAGGACGGTCCATACTGGGGGCAGTGCTGGAAGCTGTTCTTGAAAAAGGCGCACGTCTTGCTGAAGCCGGTGAATTCACCCTAAGGGCTTTCCTGAATGGCCGTATGGATCTTACTCAGGCAGAAGCTGTTGCAGAAATGATTCATGCCCCTTCACGCGGAGCTGCACAACTTGCCAAGGTAAAGCTTTCCGGTACACTCGGGCTGCGGATAAAAGAGCTTCGGGAAAGTCTTGAATATCTCAGGGCGCAATTGTGTGTTGCTGTTGATTTTCCTGAAGACGAGCTTGAATGCCTGCCTCTGGAAGAACTTGAATCAGGGGTTTCCAATGCCTGTGCGGAAATAAAAGAACTCCTTTCAGGAATTGACAGAACCCGGGCCTGGCGCGAGGGTGGGCTTGTTGTTATCAGCGGTAAAGTCAATGCCGGTAAATCGAGTCTGCTTAATGCTCTTCTGGGTCGCAACAGGGCAATTGTTACTGATATTCCCGGTACTACCAGAGATTTTATCGAAGAAACCATTAATCTTGACGGCTTACAGGTTCGTATTGTTGATACCGCTGGATTAAGGGTTACAACTGATGCTGTTGAGCAGGCCGGTCTTGAGATGGGCAGAGAACTGGCAGGACAGGCTGACCTTGTTCTGCTGATGATTGATGGGACCCTCAGCCTTGCTGAAAACGAGTTGGACCCGGAACTGACATCGGATAGCTCAAGATGTCTTGCTGTTATAAATAAAAGCGATCTTGAGAGGGCTGCTGACGATCCTGAGAAGGAGCTTGAGCGGCTGGGTTATGAAACTATTTCAATATCAGCCAGAACCGGAAAGAATATCGAACCCTTATCCGGTATCATAAGGGAAAAAATACTTTCAGGAGGCAGAGAGCCTGATCCTGATGAAGTTGTGCCCAATATGCGTCAGGCAGAGACTTTGAAAAGGGCTTTCGATGAGCTTGTTCTACTTATTGATGACATTCGGCTCACTATACCGTACGACCTGCTTGGTGTGCGGCTTGAAACAGCATGTTCTCTGCTGTCGGAAATAACAGGTGAGATTACACCTGCTCAGGTTCTTGATTCAATTTTCAGTAAATTTTGTGTTGGAAAATAAAATGGATAATAAAGTAGTAGATCTTAAACATATCACCTGTGGCCTTGTTCCCGCTATTGTCGATAACCTTAAAGCTTATTCCGGAGATGTTATTGATTTTAAGATCAGATCCGGCATAAGGCAGACTATAATTAGCGGTTTCGGCACTGGTGGTCAGTGGAAAATGGAATTCATCACTTCACTTGAGTACGACACATTGCGCCTGACAAGGGTGAAAAATAAAAAGAAGGTAGAGCTGGATATAGTTTCCTACTAGCTCAGCTGTCAGCTTTTTTTTTCAAGTAGGCTGCCGTATTAGGGCAGATTTCGTGAAAATTATGCTTTGCCATAAGTTTTTTCAGGTCTTCGATATCATCGATGTCGGATTTTTCAGGCAGTATGACCGGACTCAGTTTCAGCTTCTCCATTTGAGAAACAGTTGATTCCAGAACTGATTCTGTACTCCATTTTATATCTGAAAAAATTTGATGGTCGAGTTGCGAGGATTTCAGTCCGATTAGATAATATCCTCCATCGTCAGCAGGGCCAAGACAAGGCATTCCTTCACTTAGAGCTTCAAAGGCCAGTTCTATTGTTTCAGCATCAAGAGTAGGAATATCACTGCCTATCAGAACAGCATCTCTGCATCCTGAGTTGAAAATATCGGCAAAGGCATTGAACATTTTTTTACCGATATTTTCGCCACGCTGAAAAATAATTTTAAGATCATCGCCAAGCAGTTTTTTATAGCCTTCAATATCAGATGAATATGGATCAGCACAGACAGTTATAGCTGCCTCACAAACTGAGATTTTAAAAAGAGTATCAGCTATGAAGCAGCTGTATATATCCGCTGCTTCCTTATATCCAAAATCCTTCCCCAGTCTTGTTTTAACTTTTCCTGCTTTAGGGTATTTTAGAAAAAAAAGTATATTCTGCACAGCTAGTTATCCCTGTTGGGCTTGTACATTCCCGCAAGTCTTGTCGGTGGTGTTCCGACCAGATAGAGCAGCCGCAATAACCAGTTGCGTAAAAAACATTTGATTATACCTGTTTTTCTGTAGCGCCTTGATGATGTTCTTACACTTTCCCGGCTTATTATTATGAGCAGCCGTTTTTTTCTTATTCTGGAAAAAAATTCTACGTCTTCCATTATTGGAATTTCAGGAAAACCACCACTGCTGTGAAAATAATCAGCTTTAACAAACGGGGCCTGATCTCCGTATGGAATTCTTTCAATTCTACTTCTGATGTTACCCACAAACGCTGTCAGGCGAAGTAGTGGATGCGGGTTGTCAAAAGCCAGATTGAAAGCTCCTGCGGTAAACCAGGGCAGTTTTGAAGACTCTAAAATTATTTCAGGGGCATTAGCTGGCAGAGTAGTATCAGCATGCAGGAAAAGTAGGATTTTTTTAGTGGCAACAGCTGCCGCGGCATTCATCTGTATGGCTCTGCCGGGTTTGGAGATAATTGATTTAACCTTGGGGTCCTCAATACATTCTATGGTGGAACCGTCTGCGCTTCCATCAGCGACAATTATTTCACATTGCTCACCGAAAATATCACGCAGGGAAGAAATGCAGGTGTTGATATTCTTCTGCTCCCCAAGTACCGGTATAATAACAGATAAGGACAAATGGTTCATGTTTTTCAGGCTAAACACGAAATCCTAAAATATAAAGAAAAATAAAAGGTAATAAAGACTATGAAGGGTTTAACAACAGATAGAGAAGATATCGAAAAAGTAATGGCTCAGGGTGATTATCTGACCCTTTCTGTTTGTGATGAAAAGGGCATTTACAATGTCCCCGTGAATTATGGTTTTCGGGACAACTGTCTTTACATCCACTCCGGAAAATCAGGACGGAAGTATCAGGCACTGCTGGCAGGTAATGAAATCTGCTTCAGTGTTGTTGCAGACTGTTCGCTCAGAACAGGCGAAAATCCATGCAAATGGGGCTATCTGTTTAAAAGTGTTGTCGGATTCGGAGAACCACGCCTTATTGAAAATGATGAGGAAAAAATCAGGGCATTTTCAATTATCATGGATCAGTATGGCAATGGCACATGGGAATTTGAGCCGACGTCACTTAAGGGAACAGCCGTATTTGAAATACCTGTAACCCGTATTTCTGCAAGGATAAAAGAATAGCTTAGTAACCAGGAGCAGAGCTGTATTTAACCAACCCAGTCGAGCTGCTGTTCTTCCATCTGAGCCTGACAGCCGACACACAAAGTCGTTGTGGGTTTGGCCTTAAGTCTTGCGATACCTATTTCGGAACCGCAGTTTTCGCATTCGCCGAATTCATAATGGTCAATACGCTGTAGTGTCGACTCTATCTCAGAGATGAGTTTTGCTTCGCGTTCACGAAGGACAATATTCAGCTTCTGTTCTGTAAGCCTTGAGGCATACTCATTATCATCAGCGCAGTTCTCAACAGCCGTGTCTCTTGATTCTGCTGTAGCAATGAGTTCGGCCAGTCTGTTCTCAAGATACTCTTTAATCATTTTGCGGTTCTGTTTGTTCATGTTTTATCTCCGCTATGAGGTCTGAGGTTTTCGAACTGTTCAGCCTTATACTGCGGAGCTCTGGATAGTTGTTCGCAAACAGGTTACGTGTTCAATACAATCATGAAACAACCATAAAAACGTTATTGGGTGCTATAAACGAGGTCAGAATTCAATGAGCTGTACAAACTATATGGAATATTGGGATAAAGAGGGATCGCAGAAAAATTTTTCAACTCCCTTTCAGCTGGAAGAGTTCAAATCACATGTTGCCACGGACAAAAAAGTTCTGGATGTCGGCTGCGGTTACGGGCGGATAATGAAAAAGCTTATTGCTGCCGGCTATGAAAATGTTACCGGTATTGAACCTTCGCGCTCTTTAAGGGAAAGGGCTTCGAAAGAGTCCGGGGATTGCAAGATTGTTGAATTTGACGGAATGACTATCCCTTTTAACGATTCTTCTTTTGATGCTGTGGTGTTGGCTGCTGTTTTAACCAGTATTCCCCGTGATGAGGATCAGGAAAGATTGCTCGCCGAGATAAGCAGGGTTCTGAAGGATGAAGGAATTCTTTATGTAAACGATTTCCTGCTTAATGAAGACAGCAGAAATCTTGAGCGATATGCAAAATTTCATGAAAAATACGGCAGATACGGTATTTTCGAATTATATGATGGCGGCGTGACCAGACATCACAGTCTTGACAGAATCAATGCGCTTTTTAGCGGATTTAAGACTGTTGTGTTTGAAAATATAGTCTACACGACAATGAATGGTAATAAATCTAACGGATTTTATTACCTTGGAAGACTCGGCTGAAAACAGGCTGACAGCTTGATAGAATAAGGGGCGCGTAAAAAGTTAAATTACGCAGGTCTTAGTTCTTATTGAATGTTCTCCCGAAAAGTTCAGTTAAAGTTTCCATTTTTTCACTGATAACCGGGGTCAAGTCTCCGGAAACCATCTTCCAGCCCCAGTTGCCGGAAGCCAGTCCGGGGATATTCATTCTGGCAGATTCATCGAGATTCAGCAGATCCTGAATTTGAAAAATACATAAATTTGCCACTGAGGACATGCAGAGTCTGATCATCTGCCATGATACCTCTGACTCATCCAGCCAGTTGCGTCCGATATAGGCTAAAAAATTGTTCCGGCTTGTCTCATCGGCATTAATCCTGATCCATCCTCTGTTTGTATTGTTGTCATGCGTTCCTGTATATACAACAGAGTTCCGGCGGTGATTGTGAAGGGAATCTCCGCAGGTTGCTATATCTTCCCCAAATGAAAATTGAAGAATATTCATTCCCGGAAGATTAAAGCGATCGCGCAGATGTATAACATCACCGGTTATATGTCCGAGGTCTTCGGCAATAATCGGCAAAGGACCTGTATCGGCACTGAGTTTTTCAAATAACCGGTGTCCCGGAGCCTCAACCCAGTAACCGTCAATTGCGGAAATTGAATCTTTCGGAATTTCCCAGTAAGCCGCAAACCCACGGAAATGATCAAGTCTTATCCAGTTGTATAAACCGAGATTATGGCGCAGTCTGCTCAGCCACCAGCCGAATCCTTCCTGCTCGCATCTTTCCCAGTTGTAAACTGGATTACCCCATAACTGGCCTGTTTTACTGAAATAGTCAGGAGGAACTCCCGCAACGCAATAAGGTTTACCCTGATCATCAAGTTTGAAAAGATGTCGGTTTGACCAGACATCCGAACTGTCGTGGGTGACATAGATAGGCACATCACCGATAAGTTCAACTCCCAGCGCAGCCAGATGTTCTCTAAGCAGTCCCCATTGGCGGAAAAATATCCACTGACAGAATTTAACAAAGAGAACTTCCCGTGCCAGACGTTCGCCCCAGTATCTCAAACCGTCTTCAGAACGGTCACGAACTTCTTCAGGCCAGCTGGTCCATGCCTTGTTGTTAAAGTTCAGCTTAAGAGCTGAGAACATGGCAAAGTCATTAACCCAGTATGCATTTTCCCAGATAAAGGTGTTGAAGCTGTTATCAGAGTTCAGTTCGTCAGCAACTTTATCAAAAGCTGTTCGCAGCAGGTCTTCTTTAGCTTTTTCCGCCTTTTCAAAATTGACACGGTTCGAGTCGGGCAGACTGTACTGCTGTAGTTCTTCTTCCGTCAGCAAACCGAAAGAGATCATCAGCTCAGGACTGATAAGCATCGGATTTGCTGCAAAAGCTGAAAACCCGGAATAAGGTGAATTGCCGGCTTCAGATGAAGTCGGGGTAATGGGCAGAACCTGCCAGAAACGCTGCCCTGATTTTGCCAGAAAATCAGAGAATTTGTATGCTTCCGGTCCGATATCACCAATCCCGAATCTGGAAGGAAGCGAAGTAAAATGCATCAGTATGCCACTTGAGCGTTTCATATTTTTTCCCCGGCTGAAAATTATTACACAATATAAAGGCCTTTTTTATAGACTGGCAGGCCTTCAAAAAATGAATATATGTCATACTGAGAAAAAGTGAAAGAGCCTGTCCTGTGAACAGGGCAGGCTCTTGCAAAGCGAGTTTGAAAAAGACAGGTATTTAATCAGCGTTAACCATTTTTATTACGGTAAAGGATTTGGCTGGCTGAACTAACTCTTTTTGAGGTGATAAAATTTCAGGCAGCTGAAATTGACCTCCATAGGTTTCAGTTTCACTGCACATTAAAGGTACAGCTGTTTTTTCTGGCAAATAGCAGCTCAGATTGCAGGACTGCTCCTGATCTGAAAAATTAAAAATTGCAGCTACAACCTGAACATTCGCACCACGGTTTCTGACCATAAGGAAAGTATCCGGTTGAATGTTTATCACCTGTGATCTTGCCGGGGCAGGAATTCTAAGGGCCTGATTAACTTTTCTCAGGGCGATCAGGTCCCGGTATAGATTAAAAAGGTACCGGCATTGTTCACTTTTTAGATTATCCCAGTTCAATACGGATTTTGCAAATGCATCAGGATGTTCAGGATCAGGGATGCTGGTTTCAGGGTTGTATATCCCGACTTCATTCTGTCTTGCATTAAGGAGGGTTTCAGAAAGTTTTTTTGAATATGGTGAGCTGAAAAAGTGAAAGCAGTTTTCAGCACCTAATTCTTCACCCATAAACAGTAGCGGGATAGACGGTGCCAGCAGGGTCGCTCCGGCGCACAGCTTTGCGCCCCTGAAACCCAGAGCTTTTACAGTTCTGCTTTTTCCGGGATTTCTTCCGGCAAGCCGGTGATCAAGGCTGTACACAATGAACTTACCTTCCTCCTCACCGGGTTGACCGTAAAAATTATGCCGGGCTTTTGAAAATTCACCGTGAAAGCATCTGCCTTTTTGTAATGTTTCGGCAATTCTGGAGCTGCATCCGTATTCCGCGTAGACACCGTTTTGGGATTTTGAAGCCGCGGCAAATACGGCGTTGTGAAAGTCATCCGAGCATAGGGCATTAAATCCGTAGCCACCTTTTTCTCTGGATCTTATAGATGTTAATCCCCCGCATGAATTTTCTGTAGCCAGAAGATATTTTTTAGAACTTCTATCCTCAATTTCTTTAACATTGGCTGAGAGCTCACTCAAAAAATGTATGGGACTGTTGTCTATAATCTTATCTTCACAGGCTATTTTCAGTCCGTCCGCATGATAATCAATAAGCCACGATAAACAGCTTTGCAGATAGAAATCACGGATTCCATAGCTGAATTGTCCGTCAAAATTTATATCCGGGCCTTCCTTGCTTATGTGGCAGGAGCTTCCGAAAGGAGCCAGCGAGCAGAACATGTTGCCCTGCGGAGTTATACTGCTGAGAGAAATTTCAAGAACCACAGCGATATTTTTTTGGTGGCAGATTCTTATGAATTCCTTGAATTCGGATGGCGTTCCGTAAGAGGGCTGCACAGCAAAAGGAAAAACACTGAGATATCCCCAGTCTCTGTCTCCTGAGAAGCAGGCTGTAGGCATGAGCAGCAGCGTGTTTATGCCCAGCTCTGCAAGATGATCCAGCTTTTCCGCGGCTGCGCTGAAATTTCCAGCAGAGGTGAATGTTCCTATATGGGCTTCATATATGATCATTTCATCAGGGTTTATCCCTGCAAAATTATCTCCGTGCCAGTCGAATTTGTAATGGTTAAGCGTGCGTGAAGGAGCTGTAAGCCCGTCAGGCTGAAAGCGTGAAGCCGGATCAGGCAGACATGTTTCACCATTGTGAATAAAACAATAGGAGGCATTGTCTGTGCAGTTTTCGATGATTATAGTATGGTACCCAAGATTATCATACTCCATGGGATAGTCTTTGGTTCTGTTTTGAGTTAGTCTTAAGACAAGCTCTTCGTTTTCAGGAGCAAAGATTGTGAAGCTGCAATTACCGTCTGAATCAAAACAGGCTCCCTGCGGTTTTAAAGTCATTTTTTCTCCTGTCAGATCGAGATTTGAAAATTATCTTCTTTGCTGTCTTTTAGTCGGTTCGTCATTTGCAAGTAAGTAGGTACACCGGAAACAAAGGAGGTTATTATGAGTAACAGTCTGAAGCATGAAATCTGGCGTGAAGATAGCGTTGTATCTGAAGCCATGTTTAGTGAAAACAGTATGTTGCATGAATTAGATTTTCAGGATCTCGCCATCTCTACGGTTGCGGTTAAAGCTGTTCTCGATGCTGCAAAAGCAGTAATGGAGAAGTTTATGCCCGGCAGCCGTCCTGAAAAGTTATCTGCATCTCAAGCCATTGCTCTTTTTGCCGACCGTGTTTTCTGGGAAGAGGATACAGGTAAACTTATACTCTGTTCTGATTATGATCATAGGTCATTTTGCCTTCCCATACCAAGTGATCACTGGCACCTTAAATCGAACCTCGGAATAATCCAATAAGATTATTTATATCTTATTTCAACTAAAAATGTAATATGGAGTTTTATTTAACTCCATATTACATTTTTTTATAGTTAAAACTATATTGACACACAGGCGTGCTTAAAATGTAAGCAGGTTGTCACCGCCGGGTAACCCCTTTGAATCTTCCTCAGGCTAAAAGAGCAGAGTAGGGAATATAAGGATTCAAAGGAGATTAAAATGACTCATGATGGTTGTTCAGATCTTTTCAGACTTCAGTCGCCTTTCAAAGACCCTTTTCGCGGGGCTCTTTTTCAAATTTTCCAAAAACCGTTATCAAGTCTTCTGTGTCTTCCCAGACTCAATTCACTCTATAGCCTTGTGCATGATGAAAGCCATTGGGAAACAAAGACAGACTTTATAGGCAAGGCGTTGAAACTGCTTGGAGTAAGCGCTGCCCTGCCGCAGGAAGAACTGGATAGAATTCCCGAATCCGGTCCCAGTGTGGTTGTGGCAAATCATCCCTTCGGTGTGATTGAGGGGCTTGTCCTTATAAGGCTGCTTAAAGCTGTCAGGCCTGATGTCAAAATTATGGCTAACTTTATGCTTGGTCTTATTCCTGAAATGGGCGAGCACCTGATATGGGTGGACCCTTTTGGAGGTAACGGTTCTGTTGCAGGAAATATCTCCGGACTGAAAGAAGCTGTAAAATGGGTCAAGGGCGGGGGAATGCTTGCTGTTTTCCCGGCAGGGGAAGTTGCCAGCCTTAAGATCAGAGATAGAAAAGTTGAAGACCCGGCCTGGAGCCCGACTGTCGGAGGGATAATCAGGAAAACCGGAGCTTCTGCCGTACCCGTTTATTTCAGCGGCAGAAACAGCGTGCTTTTCCAGATGATGGGGCTTGTTCATCCCGGATTAAGAACTGTCCTGCTGCCTAGAGAAAATCTCAAGAAAAAAAATTCAGAGCTTAAATTTGCTGTCGGGACAGAAATAAAATCAAGCCAGCTGGAAAAATTTAAAAGCAATCGTGAGATTATAGAATATT is a genomic window containing:
- a CDS encoding protein jag, which encodes MSEFKEFQGKNLDEAITNACKHFNLNRDKLEIEIVSGGSTGVFGLVGKKNARVKARPRYVDKQQSNDGDSNRRNERAPRRTPEREKVQEREERAPEAPAEAPAVKEESAPAVKEESEIQVKPEPVAPVVAEEPSEQTESVEEDKNVSNNFDSAENEDCQSSADFDAQQDDEEFAEDDNSRKSGAQDGYSPEKRNVMEGDPEEIAAAVKEALEMMIEPIIQAKPKLEIEVGEDRVNVLVDDEENSGLIIGREGQTLAALQYLCNRMVSKKMQTSVRVQIDTGDYRERQDEKLRQLAWHLADKANNTGRVQSTKPLSSYHRRVVHMALQEDKQVNTRSKGDGPMKRVLILPKRGRGGRSGGGYNRDRSGSGNYGSRQGNSRYDNNRYDNRRNSSAPRNSSAPRNSPAPRNGNAPRSNQPVDEDNFNNEFAPGGYHSGNSYVGYDPNSVSSLYSNEPGYNNGSRYNRNTGSRYNNNRNNQNDNGRNNPRGGQKRYNNRNDKYGEKRDFNSRNNRKTESNENTDSGMDRYNGRY
- the mnmE gene encoding tRNA uridine-5-carboxymethylaminomethyl(34) synthesis GTPase MnmE, whose translation is MGINSAGTIAAIATPAGEGGVGIIRISGPDALEIGTSLFISSNEKFEKFRPYVMHHGVITDSHVSEIDEVLAVYMPGPGSYTGEDVIEINCHGGRSILGAVLEAVLEKGARLAEAGEFTLRAFLNGRMDLTQAEAVAEMIHAPSRGAAQLAKVKLSGTLGLRIKELRESLEYLRAQLCVAVDFPEDELECLPLEELESGVSNACAEIKELLSGIDRTRAWREGGLVVISGKVNAGKSSLLNALLGRNRAIVTDIPGTTRDFIEETINLDGLQVRIVDTAGLRVTTDAVEQAGLEMGRELAGQADLVLLMIDGTLSLAENELDPELTSDSSRCLAVINKSDLERAADDPEKELERLGYETISISARTGKNIEPLSGIIREKILSGGREPDPDEVVPNMRQAETLKRAFDELVLLIDDIRLTIPYDLLGVRLETACSLLSEITGEITPAQVLDSIFSKFCVGK
- a CDS encoding TIGR04282 family arsenosugar biosynthesis glycosyltransferase encodes the protein MQNILFFLKYPKAGKVKTRLGKDFGYKEAADIYSCFIADTLFKISVCEAAITVCADPYSSDIEGYKKLLGDDLKIIFQRGENIGKKMFNAFADIFNSGCRDAVLIGSDIPTLDAETIELAFEALSEGMPCLGPADDGGYYLIGLKSSQLDHQIFSDIKWSTESVLESTVSQMEKLKLSPVILPEKSDIDDIEDLKKLMAKHNFHEICPNTAAYLKKKADS
- a CDS encoding TIGR04283 family arsenosugar biosynthesis glycosyltransferase — its product is MFSLKNMNHLSLSVIIPVLGEQKNINTCISSLRDIFGEQCEIIVADGSADGSTIECIEDPKVKSIISKPGRAIQMNAAAAVATKKILLFLHADTTLPANAPEIILESSKLPWFTAGAFNLAFDNPHPLLRLTAFVGNIRSRIERIPYGDQAPFVKADYFHSSGGFPEIPIMEDVEFFSRIRKKRLLIIISRESVRTSSRRYRKTGIIKCFLRNWLLRLLYLVGTPPTRLAGMYKPNRDN
- a CDS encoding pyridoxamine 5'-phosphate oxidase family protein, translated to MKGLTTDREDIEKVMAQGDYLTLSVCDEKGIYNVPVNYGFRDNCLYIHSGKSGRKYQALLAGNEICFSVVADCSLRTGENPCKWGYLFKSVVGFGEPRLIENDEEKIRAFSIIMDQYGNGTWEFEPTSLKGTAVFEIPVTRISARIKE
- a CDS encoding TraR/DksA family transcriptional regulator, which encodes MNKQNRKMIKEYLENRLAELIATAESRDTAVENCADDNEYASRLTEQKLNIVLREREAKLISEIESTLQRIDHYEFGECENCGSEIGIARLKAKPTTTLCVGCQAQMEEQQLDWVG
- a CDS encoding class I SAM-dependent methyltransferase, which produces MSCTNYMEYWDKEGSQKNFSTPFQLEEFKSHVATDKKVLDVGCGYGRIMKKLIAAGYENVTGIEPSRSLRERASKESGDCKIVEFDGMTIPFNDSSFDAVVLAAVLTSIPRDEDQERLLAEISRVLKDEGILYVNDFLLNEDSRNLERYAKFHEKYGRYGIFELYDGGVTRHHSLDRINALFSGFKTVVFENIVYTTMNGNKSNGFYYLGRLG
- the malQ gene encoding 4-alpha-glucanotransferase → MKRSSGILMHFTSLPSRFGIGDIGPEAYKFSDFLAKSGQRFWQVLPITPTSSEAGNSPYSGFSAFAANPMLISPELMISFGLLTEEELQQYSLPDSNRVNFEKAEKAKEDLLRTAFDKVADELNSDNSFNTFIWENAYWVNDFAMFSALKLNFNNKAWTSWPEEVRDRSEDGLRYWGERLAREVLFVKFCQWIFFRQWGLLREHLAALGVELIGDVPIYVTHDSSDVWSNRHLFKLDDQGKPYCVAGVPPDYFSKTGQLWGNPVYNWERCEQEGFGWWLSRLRHNLGLYNWIRLDHFRGFAAYWEIPKDSISAIDGYWVEAPGHRLFEKLSADTGPLPIIAEDLGHITGDVIHLRDRFNLPGMNILQFSFGEDIATCGDSLHNHRRNSVVYTGTHDNNTNRGWIRINADETSRNNFLAYIGRNWLDESEVSWQMIRLCMSSVANLCIFQIQDLLNLDESARMNIPGLASGNWGWKMVSGDLTPVISEKMETLTELFGRTFNKN
- a CDS encoding alpha-amylase family glycosyl hydrolase; translation: MTLKPQGACFDSDGNCSFTIFAPENEELVLRLTQNRTKDYPMEYDNLGYHTIIIENCTDNASYCFIHNGETCLPDPASRFQPDGLTAPSRTLNHYKFDWHGDNFAGINPDEMIIYEAHIGTFTSAGNFSAAAEKLDHLAELGINTLLLMPTACFSGDRDWGYLSVFPFAVQPSYGTPSEFKEFIRICHQKNIAVVLEISLSSITPQGNMFCSLAPFGSSCHISKEGPDINFDGQFSYGIRDFYLQSCLSWLIDYHADGLKIACEDKIIDNSPIHFLSELSANVKEIEDRSSKKYLLATENSCGGLTSIRSREKGGYGFNALCSDDFHNAVFAAASKSQNGVYAEYGCSSRIAETLQKGRCFHGEFSKARHNFYGQPGEEEGKFIVYSLDHRLAGRNPGKSRTVKALGFRGAKLCAGATLLAPSIPLLFMGEELGAENCFHFFSSPYSKKLSETLLNARQNEVGIYNPETSIPDPEHPDAFAKSVLNWDNLKSEQCRYLFNLYRDLIALRKVNQALRIPAPARSQVINIQPDTFLMVRNRGANVQVVAAIFNFSDQEQSCNLSCYLPEKTAVPLMCSETETYGGQFQLPEILSPQKELVQPAKSFTVIKMVNAD